The uncultured Subdoligranulum sp. genomic sequence GCAGGTAAGCATGGGGACGGCCGCAGATCTTGCAGCGGTTGTAAGCGCGGGTCGAGAACTTGGCAGGACGCTGCTGCTTGAGCTTCATAGAAGTTTTTGCCATGATGGTTCCCTCCCTTAGTTAGCGAACGGAGCGCCCAGAGCCTTCAGCAGCTCCTTGGCTTCCTCGTCGGTCTTGGCGGTGGTGACGAAGCAGATGTCCATGCCGCGGATGGCGTCGACCTTGTCGAAGTCAATCTCGGGGAAGATGATCTGCTCCTTCAGGCCGAAGGCGTAGTTGCCGCGGCCGTCGAAGGAGTTGCCGTTGATGCCGCGGAAGTCACGCACACGGGGCAGCGCGACGTTGAACAGGCGGTCGACAAACTCGTACATACGCTCACCGCGCAGGGTGACCTTGGCGCCGATGGGCATGCCCTGGCGCAGCTTGAAGTTTGCAACGCTCTTCTTGGCCTTGCAAACCACGGCCTTCTGGCCGGTGATCTGGCCCAGGTCGGAGATGATGGCATCGATGACCTTGGCGTTCTCTTTGGCTTCGCCGGCGGCAACATTGATGATGACCTTATCCAGCTTGGGGATCTGCATAACGCTCTTGTAGCCGAACTTCTTGTTCAGGGCCGGAGCGATCTCGTTGACATACTGTTCTTTCAAACGTGCCATTGTGTACTCCTCCCTTACAGTTCAGCGCCGCACTTGCGGCAGATGCGGACGTTCTTGCCGTCCTTGACGGAATGGGCAACGCGGGTGGGCTTGCCGCACTTGGGGCAGACAGGCTGCACCTTGCAGGCGTAGATAGCGCCCTCGGCCTTGACAATGCCGCCCTGCTCACCCTGACGGCGAGGCTTGACGTGCTTGGTGACCATGTTCAGGCCCTCGACGATGACCTTGCCCTCTTTCGGGGAAGTCTGCAGGACCTTGCCGGTCTTGCCCTTATCCTTGCCGGAGATGATCATGACGTTGTCGCCGGTTTTAACATGAAGATTGTTCATTCTTATTAAAACCTCCTTACAGCGATTCGGGAGCCAGGCTCAGGATCTTGGTGAAACCGGCGTCGCGCAGCTCACGCGCCACAGGTCCAAAGATACGAGTGCCCTTGGGGCTCTTGTCGGCCATGACGATGACGGCGGCGTTCTCATCGAAACGGATGTAGGAACCGTCGTCACGGCGCAGGCCATGCTTGCTACGGACGATGACGGCCTTGACCACGTCGCCCTTCTTCACGGTACCACCGGGAGCAGCCTTCTTGACGCTGCAAACCACGATGTCACCGATGTTTGCGTATCTCTTGCGGGTACCGCCCAGTACACGGAAGCACATTAACTCCTTGGCACCGGTATTGTCGGCCACTTTGAGATAAGTTTGCATCTGAACCATCTTTCAGGTCCTCCTTTCAAAGTACCAGGCTGATTATTTCGCTTTCTCGATGATCTTGACCAGGCGCCAGTTGACATCCTTGGAGAGTTTGCGGGTCTCCATGATCTCGACGCGGTCGCCGATGCCGGCTTCGTTGTTCTCGTCATGGGCCTTGAACTTCTTGGTGCGCTTCAAGATCTTCTTGTACAGAGGGTGCTGGACGCTGTCCTTGACGGCAACGACGATGGTCTTGTCCATCTTGTCGGAGACAACAGTGCCCACACGGGTCTTTCTCAGATTACGTTCCATGTTTTACCCTCCCTCTTACGCGTTTTTCGCATTCTTCTCGGCCAGGACGGTCATCACGCGGGCGATGTCCTTCTTCACGGTCTCGATCCGAATGGGGTTGTCCAACTGGTTGATGGCGTGCTGAAAGCGCAGGTTGAAGAGTTCGGCCTTCAGGTCCTTGAGCTGCTTGTTCAGCTCGACATCGGTCATTTCGCGCAGTTCAGTGGCTTTCATTCAGCGTCACCCTCCTTTACAGCGTCAAGGCCTTCGCGCTTGACGAATTTGCAGCGGACCGGCAGCTTGTGGCTGGCCAGGCGCAGAGCCTCGCGGGCGGTCTCCTCGCTGACATCAGCCAGCTCGAAGAGCACGCGGCCCGGCTTCACAACGGCTACCCAGTACTCCGGGCTGCCTTTACCGGAACCCATTCGGGTGCCGGCCGGCTTCTCGGTAACGGGCTTGTCGGGGAAGATCTTGATCCAGACCTTGCCGCCACGCTTGATATAACGGGTCATCGCAACACGAGCCGCCTCGATCTGGTTGGAGGTGATCCAGGAGGGCTCCAGGGCGATCAGGCCGTAATCGCCCTGATTCACCTTGTTGCCGCGCACGGCCTTGCCGGTCATGCGGCCGCGCTGGACGCGGCGGTACTTAACACGTTTCGGCAGTAACATTACTGTTTGCCTCCTTCCTTCTTGGCGGGGGCTTTGGCGCCCTTCAGGATCTCGCCTTTGTAGATCCAAACCTTGACGCCAACCTTACCATAGGTGGTGTTGGCCTCGGCGAAGCCGTAGTCGATGTCGGCGCGCAGAGTCTGCAGGGGGATGGTGCCCTCATGGTAGCTCTCGGTGCGGGCGATATCGGCACCGGCCAGACGGCCGGAGCAGGTCACCTTGATACCCTTGGCCGGCGTAGCGCTGCGGTCACGGGGCTGCATGGCGTTGCGGATCGCCTGCTTCATGGCGCGGCGGAACGCGATGCGGCGCTCCAGCTGAGAAGCAACGTCCTCGGCCACCAGCTGGGCGTTGGTGGTGGTGCCCTTGACTTCGATGATGTTCAGGTTCACAGCCTTGCCGGTGAGCTTGGCAAGCTGCTTCTCCAGCTTGGCGCTCTCAGAGCCGCCCTTGCCGATCACGATGCCCGGCTTCGCGCAGAAGACGTTGACCTTCACGCGGGGAGCACCGGTCTGGCTGTCGACGGTACGCTCGATTTCGATCTTGGGAACGCCGGCAGCGTACAGCTGCTTCTTCAGGGTCTTGCGGATCTTGTGATCCTCGACCAGGGTGTCGCCGAATGCCTGCTTAGAGGTAAACCAGCGGCTGTCCCAATCTTTAATTACACCCACGCGCATGCCGTGGGGATTGACTTTCTGGCCCATTTGTTTACCTCCTTACTGTTTCTCTTTCAGCACAACGGTCATGTGGCTGGTGTGCTTCAGGATGCGGTACGCACGGCCATGGTCGCGCGGCATAATGCGCTTGAGGGTGGGGCCGGGGCAGACATAGCATTCTGCAACGTACAGGTTGTTGCGGTCCATGTTGAAGTTGTTTTCCGCGTTTGCGGCAGCAGAGTTCACCAGTTTGAGAAGGGGCTCGCAGGCGGCCTTCGGGGTGTACTGCAGGATAGCCAGCGCTTCGTCCAGGGGTTTGTTCCGGATGAGGTCCATCACGATCGAAACCTTGCGGGGACTAATGCGGGCGTAACGGAGAATTGCCCGTGCTTCCATTCGATGTTCCTCCTCTCTTATTTGCCGGCGGTCTTGCCGCCGCCGTGACCGGTGAACTTGCGGGTGGGAGCGAACTCACCCA encodes the following:
- the rplV gene encoding 50S ribosomal protein L22 codes for the protein MEARAILRYARISPRKVSIVMDLIRNKPLDEALAILQYTPKAACEPLLKLVNSAAANAENNFNMDRNNLYVAECYVCPGPTLKRIMPRDHGRAYRILKHTSHMTVVLKEKQ
- the rpmC gene encoding 50S ribosomal protein L29; its protein translation is MKATELREMTDVELNKQLKDLKAELFNLRFQHAINQLDNPIRIETVKKDIARVMTVLAEKNAKNA
- the rplE gene encoding 50S ribosomal protein L5, which gives rise to MARLKEQYVNEIAPALNKKFGYKSVMQIPKLDKVIINVAAGEAKENAKVIDAIISDLGQITGQKAVVCKAKKSVANFKLRQGMPIGAKVTLRGERMYEFVDRLFNVALPRVRDFRGINGNSFDGRGNYAFGLKEQIIFPEIDFDKVDAIRGMDICFVTTAKTDEEAKELLKALGAPFAN
- the rplP gene encoding 50S ribosomal protein L16, translated to MLLPKRVKYRRVQRGRMTGKAVRGNKVNQGDYGLIALEPSWITSNQIEAARVAMTRYIKRGGKVWIKIFPDKPVTEKPAGTRMGSGKGSPEYWVAVVKPGRVLFELADVSEETAREALRLASHKLPVRCKFVKREGLDAVKEGDAE
- the rplX gene encoding 50S ribosomal protein L24, encoding MNNLHVKTGDNVMIISGKDKGKTGKVLQTSPKEGKVIVEGLNMVTKHVKPRRQGEQGGIVKAEGAIYACKVQPVCPKCGKPTRVAHSVKDGKNVRICRKCGAEL
- the rpsC gene encoding 30S ribosomal protein S3, translating into MGQKVNPHGMRVGVIKDWDSRWFTSKQAFGDTLVEDHKIRKTLKKQLYAAGVPKIEIERTVDSQTGAPRVKVNVFCAKPGIVIGKGGSESAKLEKQLAKLTGKAVNLNIIEVKGTTTNAQLVAEDVASQLERRIAFRRAMKQAIRNAMQPRDRSATPAKGIKVTCSGRLAGADIARTESYHEGTIPLQTLRADIDYGFAEANTTYGKVGVKVWIYKGEILKGAKAPAKKEGGKQ
- a CDS encoding type Z 30S ribosomal protein S14, translated to MAKTSMKLKQQRPAKFSTRAYNRCKICGRPHAYLRKYGICRICFRELAYKGEIPGVKKASW
- the rpsQ gene encoding 30S ribosomal protein S17, with translation MERNLRKTRVGTVVSDKMDKTIVVAVKDSVQHPLYKKILKRTKKFKAHDENNEAGIGDRVEIMETRKLSKDVNWRLVKIIEKAK
- the rplN gene encoding 50S ribosomal protein L14, whose protein sequence is MVQMQTYLKVADNTGAKELMCFRVLGGTRKRYANIGDIVVCSVKKAAPGGTVKKGDVVKAVIVRSKHGLRRDDGSYIRFDENAAVIVMADKSPKGTRIFGPVARELRDAGFTKILSLAPESL